Proteins encoded together in one Thermomonospora curvata DSM 43183 window:
- a CDS encoding DUF202 domain-containing protein has protein sequence MSPAEPVDPGAQPERTVLAWRRTALLIAANGVLLTRAAPTLGPVALVLGGLVAAAAVPVWLAAAIAYRKGRPGSGTDVLTARAMRALTGLLVVIALLDLTAALLHR, from the coding sequence ATGAGCCCCGCCGAGCCGGTGGACCCGGGCGCCCAGCCGGAACGCACCGTGCTGGCCTGGCGGCGCACGGCGCTGCTGATCGCGGCGAACGGGGTGCTGCTCACCCGGGCCGCGCCCACGCTGGGACCGGTGGCGCTGGTGCTGGGTGGCCTGGTGGCCGCGGCCGCCGTGCCGGTCTGGCTGGCCGCCGCCATCGCCTACCGGAAAGGCCGCCCGGGGTCGGGCACCGACGTTTTGACCGCACGCGCGATGCGGGCGCTCACCGGCCTGCTGGTGGTGATCGCGCTGCTGGACCTGACCGCCGCGCTGCTGCACCGGTGA
- a CDS encoding alpha/beta hydrolase fold domain-containing protein: MADDVRVESGPMGPVVHPPDPDEAVVLHLEADRRPKGAPDPALDLARRLARRTRATVVCARCRPVFPAALEDAQEAYGYSRAWGPVVVTGRRTGAGLAAALLVRLRDLGAEPPRGAVLVSALLDLTLQAPSLLFNSAADPAFDVTELRRQAARYAAGRPLTDPLLSPLYANLHGLPPIQLLVAGTDPLLDDSLSLAARAARSGVAVDLHVRPDTAALNAELIPVMADFIAAQAP; encoded by the coding sequence ATGGCAGACGATGTGCGGGTCGAAAGCGGCCCCATGGGTCCGGTGGTGCACCCGCCGGACCCTGATGAGGCGGTCGTGCTCCACCTCGAGGCGGACCGGCGGCCGAAGGGCGCCCCCGACCCGGCGCTCGACCTGGCCCGGCGGCTGGCCCGGCGGACGAGAGCCACCGTCGTGTGCGCCCGCTGCCGCCCCGTCTTCCCCGCCGCGCTCGAAGACGCCCAGGAGGCCTACGGTTACAGCCGGGCATGGGGGCCGGTGGTGGTGACCGGCAGGCGGACGGGGGCCGGGCTCGCGGCCGCCCTGCTGGTGCGGCTGCGCGACCTGGGCGCCGAGCCGCCGCGGGGCGCGGTGCTGGTCTCGGCGCTGCTCGACCTGACCCTGCAGGCGCCGAGCCTGCTGTTCAACTCCGCCGCCGACCCCGCCTTCGACGTCACCGAACTGCGCCGGCAGGCGGCGCGTTACGCCGCCGGCAGGCCGCTGACCGATCCGCTGCTGAGCCCGCTGTATGCCAACCTGCACGGGCTGCCGCCCATCCAGCTCCTGGTGGCGGGCACCGATCCCCTGCTGGACGACTCGCTGTCGCTGGCCGCCCGCGCGGCCCGTTCCGGCGTCGCGGTGGACCTGCACGTGCGGCCGGACACCGCGGCGTTGAACGCCGAGCTCATCCCGGTCATGGCCGATTTCATCGCCGCGCAGGCCCCCTGA
- a CDS encoding DoxX family protein, whose amino-acid sequence MTDAEEVALLLVRVVVGITMIAHGCNHWRGGGRIEGTARWFSGLGLRHGRLQAWMSVVTEIGAGALLVAGLLTPLACAAVISVMLIAGILAHRPNGFFVFRDGYEYVLVLGVTTLALAMLGPGRLSVDEAAGIAVTGWAGGGIALGVAVAATAGMLALFWRPRTGRPGRAEQTGPVT is encoded by the coding sequence ATGACGGACGCCGAGGAAGTCGCGCTGCTGCTGGTGCGGGTGGTCGTGGGCATCACGATGATCGCGCACGGCTGCAACCACTGGCGGGGCGGCGGCCGCATCGAGGGCACCGCCCGCTGGTTCAGCGGGCTGGGCCTGCGGCACGGCAGGCTGCAGGCGTGGATGAGCGTGGTCACCGAGATCGGCGCCGGGGCGCTGCTGGTGGCCGGGCTGCTCACGCCGCTGGCCTGCGCGGCGGTCATCTCCGTGATGCTGATCGCCGGCATCCTGGCGCACCGGCCCAACGGGTTCTTCGTCTTCCGGGACGGCTATGAGTACGTCCTGGTGCTCGGGGTGACCACGCTGGCGCTGGCGATGCTGGGGCCCGGACGGCTGTCGGTGGACGAGGCCGCCGGCATCGCGGTGACCGGCTGGGCCGGCGGAGGGATCGCGCTCGGGGTCGCCGTGGCGGCGACCGCGGGCATGCTGGCGCTGTTCTGGCGCCCCCGGACGGGCCGGCCCGGGCGGGCCGAGCAGACCGGACCGGTCACCTGA